A stretch of Vicinamibacteria bacterium DNA encodes these proteins:
- the hisH gene encoding imidazole glycerol phosphate synthase subunit HisH, translating into MITIVDYGLGNLGSVIKAFRHVGAETVLSGDPAALREAEALVLPGDGAFGAAMDGVRERGLVPVLREMAEAGTPLLGICIGMQLLFEESEEHGQHAGLGLLPGRVRRFAGELPVPHMGWNSLHPRRAHALLDGIPDGAHVYFVHSYFCDAGEDVVVATSDYGVDFPAVVARGSVLGVQFHPEKSQAVGLRMVENFVRSLPAASGRRRSA; encoded by the coding sequence GTGATCACGATCGTCGACTACGGCCTCGGCAACTTGGGAAGCGTCATCAAGGCCTTCCGCCACGTGGGGGCGGAGACCGTGCTCTCCGGGGACCCCGCGGCTCTGCGGGAGGCGGAGGCCCTGGTCCTCCCCGGGGACGGGGCCTTCGGGGCCGCCATGGACGGGGTGCGGGAGCGCGGGCTGGTGCCCGTGCTCCGGGAGATGGCGGAAGCGGGGACCCCGCTGCTGGGCATCTGCATCGGGATGCAGCTCCTCTTCGAGGAGAGCGAGGAGCACGGGCAGCACGCGGGTCTCGGTCTCCTCCCCGGCCGGGTAAGGCGCTTCGCGGGCGAGCTCCCCGTTCCCCACATGGGCTGGAACTCCCTGCATCCCCGGCGGGCACATGCCCTCCTGGACGGGATCCCGGACGGCGCTCACGTCTATTTCGTCCACTCCTATTTCTGCGACGCCGGCGAGGACGTGGTCGTGGCCACCTCCGACTACGGGGTTGACTTTCCCGCGGTGGTGGCCCGCGGGAGCGTCCTGGGCGTGCAGTTCCACCCCGAGAAGAGCCAAGCCGTGGGCCTGCGCATGGTCGAGAACTTCGTCCGCTCTCTGCCCGCGGCGAGCGGCCGCCGGAGAAGCGCATGA
- the hisA gene encoding 1-(5-phosphoribosyl)-5-[(5-phosphoribosylamino)methylideneamino]imidazole-4-carboxamide isomerase, producing MIVVPAIDIRGGRVVRLKQGRLQEETVYGNHPADVARRWEAEGAQRIHVVDLDAAIEGKPQTEAVGEIIAAVEIPVEVGGGLRVLENAMRYKDRGADRVIFGTAAIARPGVVQEAARLWPESVAVAVDARNGKVAVAGWNEITTVDVLDLAAKVKSWGVPRLQYTDVVRDGMLVGPNLYAIEQLARGSGLRITAAGGVSTVEDVRKIRTLASLGVDEVVVGKALYEGRFTLGDAASAAC from the coding sequence ATGATCGTCGTTCCCGCCATCGATATCCGCGGGGGGCGGGTAGTGCGCCTGAAGCAGGGTCGGCTGCAGGAGGAGACGGTGTACGGCAACCATCCCGCGGACGTGGCCCGCCGGTGGGAGGCGGAGGGTGCGCAGCGCATCCACGTGGTCGACCTCGACGCCGCCATCGAAGGCAAGCCCCAGACGGAGGCGGTGGGCGAGATCATCGCCGCCGTGGAGATCCCGGTGGAGGTGGGGGGCGGCCTGCGCGTGCTGGAGAACGCCATGCGCTACAAGGACCGCGGAGCGGACCGGGTGATCTTCGGGACCGCGGCCATCGCCCGTCCGGGCGTGGTCCAGGAGGCGGCGCGTCTCTGGCCGGAGTCGGTGGCGGTGGCGGTGGACGCCCGAAACGGGAAGGTCGCGGTGGCGGGCTGGAACGAGATCACGACCGTGGACGTGCTGGACCTGGCGGCAAAGGTGAAATCCTGGGGCGTCCCCCGCCTCCAGTACACGGACGTGGTGCGGGACGGCATGCTGGTCGGCCCCAACCTCTATGCCATCGAGCAGCTCGCCCGCGGGAGCGGCCTGCGCATTACCGCGGCGGGGGGAGTCTCGACGGTGGAGGACGTGCGAAAGATCCGGACCCTAGCCTCTCTGGGCGTGGATGAGGTCGTGGTGGGGAAGGCCCTCTACGAGGGCCGGTTTACCCTGGGGGACGCGGCGAGCGCGGCATGCTAG
- the hisF gene encoding imidazole glycerol phosphate synthase subunit HisF: MLAKRLIPCLDVDRGRVVKGVQFVALRDAGDPVECAARYDAEGADELVFLDITASSDARPIVLEMVRGVADTVFLPFTVGGGVRSLEDADALLRAGADKVAVNTAAVHDPALLERLARHFGSQAVVLAIDARGGGAAAPPAGPARGWEVYVHGGRTPTGRDAVAWAREGSERGAGEILLTSMDRDGTKDGFDIALTRAVVEAVRVPVVASGGCGSVAHLGAVLREGGASAALAASIFHFGEVRIPEAKAELKAAGIEVRS; this comes from the coding sequence ATGCTAGCCAAGCGGCTCATCCCCTGTCTGGACGTGGACCGGGGCCGGGTGGTCAAGGGGGTGCAGTTCGTGGCCCTGCGCGACGCCGGGGACCCCGTGGAGTGCGCGGCCCGGTACGACGCGGAGGGGGCGGACGAGCTCGTGTTCCTCGACATCACTGCCTCCTCCGATGCCCGGCCCATCGTGCTGGAGATGGTCCGGGGCGTGGCGGACACCGTCTTCCTCCCCTTCACGGTGGGGGGTGGGGTGCGGTCGCTGGAGGATGCGGACGCGCTGCTCCGCGCGGGGGCGGACAAGGTGGCGGTGAACACGGCCGCCGTCCACGACCCCGCCCTGCTGGAGAGACTGGCCCGGCATTTCGGCTCCCAGGCCGTGGTCCTGGCCATCGACGCGCGCGGCGGCGGGGCCGCCGCGCCGCCCGCGGGTCCGGCCCGGGGTTGGGAGGTCTATGTCCACGGGGGGCGCACCCCCACCGGCCGGGACGCCGTGGCCTGGGCGCGGGAAGGGTCCGAGCGGGGGGCGGGGGAGATCCTGCTCACGAGCATGGACCGCGACGGGACCAAAGACGGCTTCGATATCGCCCTCACGCGGGCGGTGGTGGAGGCGGTCCGGGTGCCGGTGGTGGCCTCCGGCGGCTGCGGCTCCGTGGCCCACCTAGGGGCGGTCCTCCGCGAGGGGGGGGCGAGCGCCGCCCTGGCCGCGTCCATCTTTCACTTTGGCGAGGTCCGCATCCCCGAGGCCAAGGCGGAGCTGAAGGCGGCCGGAATCGAGGTGCGGTCGTGA